A genome region from Salinigranum halophilum includes the following:
- a CDS encoding ArsR/SmtB family transcription factor, which yields MSTLERLNAEQCDAPDPDHRCLSLEEAGPVLDSLTSKTAQSILVELSDEPGTPGEVADRVDTSLQNVGYHLSKLEDAGLVTVVGTRYSSKGREMSVYASAVRSLVIGSPSGE from the coding sequence ATGTCGACGCTCGAACGTCTGAACGCGGAGCAGTGTGACGCGCCCGACCCCGACCACCGGTGTCTCTCGCTCGAGGAGGCAGGCCCCGTGCTGGACTCGCTCACCTCGAAGACCGCACAGTCGATTCTGGTCGAACTGAGTGACGAACCGGGGACGCCCGGCGAGGTCGCCGACCGGGTCGACACGTCGCTGCAGAACGTCGGCTACCACCTCTCGAAACTCGAGGACGCCGGACTCGTCACCGTCGTCGGCACCCGGTACTCCTCGAAGGGGCGGGAGATGAGCGTCTACGCGTCTGCCGTCCGTTCGCTCGTCATCGGGAGTCCCAGCGGCGAGTAG